One genomic segment of Arthrobacter sp. Marseille-P9274 includes these proteins:
- a CDS encoding FAD-binding oxidoreductase: MYSRSRKPQTAVVVGAGMVGLSTAWHLQEHGIEVTVVDRSGVAAGASWGNAGWLTPGMAMPLADPTLWSYAPKALLDATAPLHIPARLDVRLWMFLARFGLHATSRAWKRTMDALTPIDRIALDAFDELTSNGVDSWTRSGPFIVGFENEQESKPFIHEIQQVERAGQSVPLRPLENPRLKVPQLSAGVSTVLEMDGQRFIEPGPFVEALADAVRARGASIISGADVRGLRHGPGGIAVDSYGHDPLSADVVVLATGAWLPKLAKPLGVRTQIQAGRGYSFSVATEEPAEFPIYFPARRVACTPYQGRLRIAGTMEFRGPDEPLQTGRIEAILAAVRPLFTGLDLEQLEDLWVGPRPVTPDGLPVIGATRSPGVFVAGGHGMWGIVLGPATGKLLAGQIVNGTVPEELKPFDPLR; the protein is encoded by the coding sequence CCTGCAGGAACACGGGATCGAGGTGACGGTCGTCGACCGGTCCGGCGTCGCCGCCGGCGCCTCCTGGGGCAATGCCGGATGGCTGACGCCCGGTATGGCCATGCCGCTGGCCGACCCGACCCTGTGGTCCTACGCCCCCAAGGCACTGCTGGACGCGACCGCCCCGCTGCATATCCCGGCACGGCTGGACGTCAGGCTGTGGATGTTCCTGGCGCGGTTCGGGCTGCATGCCACGTCCAGGGCGTGGAAGCGCACGATGGATGCGCTGACGCCCATCGACCGGATCGCGCTCGATGCCTTCGACGAGTTGACCTCGAACGGAGTGGACTCCTGGACCCGCAGCGGGCCGTTCATCGTCGGCTTCGAGAACGAGCAGGAGAGCAAGCCGTTCATCCACGAGATCCAGCAGGTGGAGCGGGCCGGGCAAAGCGTGCCGCTGCGGCCGCTCGAGAACCCGCGGCTGAAGGTGCCGCAGCTTTCCGCCGGGGTCAGCACCGTCCTCGAGATGGACGGCCAGCGCTTCATCGAACCCGGGCCGTTCGTCGAGGCCCTTGCGGACGCCGTGCGGGCACGCGGCGCGTCCATCATCTCCGGCGCCGACGTGCGCGGGCTGCGGCACGGCCCGGGCGGGATCGCGGTGGACAGTTACGGGCACGATCCGCTGTCCGCCGACGTCGTGGTCCTGGCCACCGGCGCGTGGCTGCCGAAGCTGGCCAAGCCGCTCGGGGTGCGGACGCAGATCCAGGCCGGCCGCGGGTACTCGTTCAGCGTCGCGACCGAGGAGCCGGCCGAGTTCCCGATCTACTTCCCGGCCCGCCGCGTCGCGTGCACCCCGTACCAGGGGCGGCTGCGGATCGCCGGCACCATGGAGTTCCGCGGACCGGACGAGCCGCTGCAGACGGGCAGGATCGAGGCCATCCTCGCCGCCGTGCGGCCGCTCTTCACCGGCCTGGACCTGGAGCAGCTCGAGGACCTCTGGGTTGGCCCGCGCCCGGTGACTCCGGACGGGCTGCCGGTCATCGGCGCCACCCGCTCCCCCGGCGTCTTCGTTGCCGGCGGCCACGGCATGTGGGGCATCGTCCTCGGCCCGGCCACGGGCAAACTGCTCGCGGGCCAGATCGTCAACGGCACCGTGCCCGAGGAGCTCAAGCCCTTCGATCCGCTGCGTTAG
- a CDS encoding Nramp family divalent metal transporter, producing MSSENIPAGTVNHADRVDNDGGAPAKWKIIGPGLVVAATGVGAADMVATLVAGSQFGYQLFWAVIVGVILKIVLVEGAGRYTLATGKTIFEGWRSLGRWTTWYFGPYILIWGFVYGGTAMSSAALPLAALFPVLPLWAWAILMGLAGFVMVWFGKYATFEKITAVLVGIMFVTVVGLAVIAMPNIPEMLKGLVPSIPEEGGLLSTLALAGGVGGTITLAAYGYWLREKGWYTPKWMRVMRIDNSVAYIMTGIFVLAMLVVGAEVVRSAGVSISGGDEGLLDLAEVLNARYGEVIGTSFLVGFWAASFSSIIGVWNGVSLMFADFWGHMRKKESGHPDTRVGGKYFKFYVLWLTFPPMILFALGKPIALILAYGVLGSLFMPFLALTLLGLLNGKRVPKEWANRLHTNIALGVCALLFGVLGIQQLVKAIAPVFGG from the coding sequence ATGTCCTCTGAAAACATCCCCGCGGGGACGGTGAACCACGCCGACCGTGTCGACAACGACGGCGGCGCACCCGCGAAATGGAAAATTATCGGCCCGGGCCTCGTGGTCGCGGCCACCGGCGTCGGTGCTGCGGACATGGTGGCCACGCTCGTGGCCGGCTCCCAGTTCGGCTACCAGCTGTTCTGGGCCGTGATTGTCGGCGTCATCCTGAAGATCGTCCTGGTCGAGGGCGCCGGCCGCTACACCCTCGCCACGGGCAAAACGATCTTCGAGGGCTGGCGCTCGCTGGGCCGCTGGACCACCTGGTACTTCGGCCCGTACATCCTCATTTGGGGTTTCGTCTACGGCGGTACGGCCATGTCCTCGGCGGCCCTGCCGCTCGCCGCGCTGTTCCCGGTGCTGCCGTTGTGGGCCTGGGCCATCCTGATGGGCCTGGCCGGCTTCGTCATGGTCTGGTTCGGCAAATACGCGACGTTCGAGAAGATCACCGCCGTGCTGGTGGGCATCATGTTCGTCACCGTCGTCGGACTGGCGGTCATCGCCATGCCCAACATCCCCGAAATGCTGAAGGGCCTGGTCCCGTCCATTCCGGAAGAGGGCGGCCTGCTGTCCACCTTGGCCCTCGCCGGCGGCGTCGGCGGCACCATCACGCTCGCCGCCTACGGCTACTGGCTGCGTGAAAAGGGCTGGTACACCCCCAAGTGGATGCGCGTCATGCGGATCGACAACTCGGTCGCCTACATCATGACCGGCATCTTCGTCCTGGCCATGCTGGTTGTCGGCGCCGAGGTGGTCCGTTCCGCGGGTGTCTCGATCAGCGGCGGCGACGAAGGCCTGCTGGACCTGGCCGAGGTCCTCAACGCCCGCTACGGCGAGGTCATCGGCACCAGCTTCCTGGTCGGATTCTGGGCCGCCTCGTTCTCCTCCATCATCGGCGTCTGGAACGGCGTGTCCCTCATGTTCGCCGACTTCTGGGGCCACATGCGCAAGAAGGAATCGGGCCACCCGGACACCCGCGTCGGCGGCAAGTACTTCAAGTTCTACGTGCTCTGGCTGACGTTCCCGCCCATGATCCTGTTTGCCCTGGGCAAGCCGATCGCGCTGATCCTGGCATACGGCGTGCTCGGTTCGCTGTTCATGCCGTTCCTGGCGCTGACCCTGCTGGGCCTCCTCAACGGCAAGCGCGTTCCCAAGGAATGGGCCAACCGGCTGCACACCAACATCGCCCTGGGCGTGTGTGCCCTGCTGTTCGGCGTCCTCGGCATCCAGCAGCTGGTGAAGGCGATTGCTCCGGTCTTCGGCGGCTGA
- a CDS encoding aspartate aminotransferase family protein, whose translation MTLSPQLDDLRFGSAVGLAPEPGGQLLNPRNAERYAADVLQAVNAVAAKIAATGKPFTGMSSAQLRPAVDAIDLDRPLCETAAALEELETVYLRDAVYFHDTKYAAHLNCPVVIPALVAEAVLSAVNSSLDTWDQSAGATLIERRLVSWTAERLGLGPAADGVFTSGGTQSNLQALLLARNHAVEQRHGVDGGLRLPQALAPLRIFASRACHFSIAKSAALLGLGYDAVIPVECDRHRRMDPDALRTALADSRARGEHPMAVVATAGTTDFGSIDPLGPVARLAREAGSWLHVDAAYGGGLLASLRYRHLLDGIAAADSVTVDFHKTFFQPVSSSAVLVRDGSMLRHVTFHADYLNPASAAGEQIPNQVDKSLQTTRRFDALKLWLTLRMMGADAIGTLLDTAIDLTFRTARLLEADPDFELAAPPQLSTIVFRYRPAGVGQDCADNLNRHIRRALFASGDAVVAGTTVDGRHFLKLTLLNAETTLADLAGILELVSRTGDAWLNGGEA comes from the coding sequence ATGACCCTCTCGCCCCAACTCGACGACCTAAGGTTCGGCTCCGCCGTCGGACTTGCCCCGGAACCGGGCGGGCAGCTGCTCAATCCGCGGAACGCGGAACGGTATGCAGCGGACGTGCTGCAGGCCGTCAACGCCGTGGCGGCCAAGATCGCGGCGACGGGCAAACCATTCACCGGCATGTCCTCTGCACAGCTGCGTCCCGCCGTCGACGCGATCGATCTGGACCGCCCCCTGTGCGAGACGGCCGCGGCCTTGGAGGAACTCGAAACCGTCTACCTGCGCGACGCGGTCTACTTCCACGACACCAAGTACGCCGCCCATCTGAACTGCCCGGTGGTGATCCCCGCGCTGGTGGCCGAGGCGGTGCTCTCCGCGGTCAATTCTTCGCTGGACACCTGGGACCAGAGTGCGGGCGCCACGCTCATCGAGCGCCGGCTGGTCAGCTGGACGGCGGAAAGGCTGGGGCTCGGCCCTGCGGCCGACGGCGTCTTCACCAGCGGCGGCACGCAGTCCAACCTCCAGGCGCTGCTGCTGGCCCGCAACCACGCGGTCGAACAGCGGCACGGGGTGGACGGCGGCCTGCGGTTGCCGCAAGCCCTCGCCCCGCTGCGGATCTTCGCCTCCCGCGCCTGCCACTTCAGCATCGCCAAGTCCGCCGCGCTGCTGGGGTTGGGGTACGACGCCGTGATTCCCGTCGAGTGCGACCGTCACCGCAGGATGGATCCGGACGCGCTGCGCACGGCCCTCGCGGACAGCCGGGCCCGCGGCGAGCACCCCATGGCGGTGGTGGCCACCGCGGGCACCACCGACTTCGGCAGCATCGATCCGCTGGGGCCGGTGGCTCGGCTGGCGCGCGAGGCCGGCAGCTGGCTGCACGTGGACGCGGCGTACGGCGGCGGCCTGCTGGCATCGCTGCGCTACCGGCACCTGCTGGACGGCATTGCCGCCGCAGACTCCGTCACCGTGGACTTCCACAAGACGTTCTTCCAGCCGGTCAGCTCCAGCGCCGTGCTGGTCCGGGACGGCTCGATGCTGCGCCACGTCACGTTCCATGCCGACTACCTGAACCCGGCGAGCGCGGCCGGCGAGCAGATTCCCAACCAGGTGGACAAGAGCCTGCAGACCACCCGGCGGTTCGACGCCCTCAAACTGTGGCTGACGCTGCGCATGATGGGTGCGGATGCGATCGGCACGCTGCTCGACACGGCGATCGACCTGACCTTCCGGACCGCACGGCTGCTGGAAGCGGACCCGGATTTCGAACTGGCCGCTCCCCCGCAGCTGAGCACCATCGTCTTCCGCTACCGTCCCGCGGGCGTCGGCCAGGACTGCGCCGACAACCTCAACCGCCATATTCGGCGCGCGCTCTTCGCCTCTGGCGATGCGGTGGTCGCCGGAACCACTGTGGACGGCCGGCACTTCCTGAAACTCACGCTCCTCAACGCCGAGACCACCCTGGCCGACCTGGCCGGGATCCTGGAGCTCGTCAGCCGCACCGGCGATGCCTGGTTGAACGGAGGCGAAGCATGA
- a CDS encoding lysine N(6)-hydroxylase/L-ornithine N(5)-oxygenase family protein, with protein sequence MSTRVHDYLAIGAGPFNLGLAALAEPIAELDGLVLESRPGFDWHPGMMLEGSHLQVPFMADLVTMADPTSPYSFLNYLKQADRLYRFYIREDFYPLRAEFNAYCQWVAGRLPNVLFGEHVTGIDYSSGLYRVRSRNRSGETVRSARRLVLGTGTVPYVPTACRDIVGAGGAALHNSGYLARKAELQASPSITIVGSGQSAAEIYYELLQDIDAHGYELNWVTRSGRYFPLEYTKLTLELTSPEYVDYFHALPGGTRQQLNAEQKNLYKGIDGTLVNAIYDLLYAKSLAGPVRTRLLPGSAVTGASYDPASGLHRLELHHGEQDRRHRLDSAAVVLATGYQYREPDFLAGIGHRIRRGPDGRFDVSRNYSIGTEPAEIFVQNAELHTHGFVTPDLGMAAYRNSCIIRDMLGWEYYPVERRIAFQEFGAPPPGAAGPVPVPAGAEAVR encoded by the coding sequence ATGAGCACCCGAGTCCACGATTACCTCGCGATCGGCGCCGGGCCGTTCAACCTGGGGCTGGCGGCCCTGGCCGAACCCATCGCGGAGCTCGACGGCCTCGTCCTCGAGTCCCGCCCCGGGTTCGACTGGCATCCCGGCATGATGCTCGAGGGCTCGCACCTGCAGGTCCCGTTCATGGCGGACCTCGTCACGATGGCGGATCCGACCTCGCCGTACTCCTTCCTGAACTACCTGAAGCAGGCCGACCGGCTGTACCGCTTCTACATCCGCGAGGACTTCTACCCGCTCCGCGCCGAGTTCAACGCCTACTGCCAGTGGGTCGCCGGCCGGCTGCCGAACGTGCTGTTCGGCGAACACGTGACCGGCATCGACTACAGCAGCGGCCTCTACCGCGTGCGCTCCCGGAACCGCAGCGGGGAGACCGTGCGCAGCGCCCGCCGGCTCGTGCTCGGCACCGGCACCGTGCCCTACGTACCGACTGCCTGCCGGGACATTGTCGGCGCCGGCGGGGCCGCCCTGCATAACTCCGGGTATCTGGCGCGGAAGGCCGAGCTGCAGGCCAGCCCCAGCATCACGATCGTGGGCAGCGGCCAGAGCGCCGCGGAGATCTACTACGAACTGCTCCAGGACATCGATGCCCACGGCTACGAACTCAACTGGGTCACCCGCTCCGGCCGGTACTTCCCGCTGGAATACACCAAGCTGACCCTTGAACTGACCTCGCCCGAGTACGTGGACTACTTCCACGCCCTCCCCGGCGGCACCCGGCAGCAGCTCAATGCGGAGCAGAAGAACCTCTATAAGGGCATCGACGGGACGTTGGTCAATGCGATCTACGACCTGCTCTACGCGAAGAGCCTCGCCGGCCCGGTCCGCACCCGGCTGCTGCCGGGCTCCGCCGTGACCGGCGCCTCCTATGACCCGGCCTCCGGCCTCCACCGGCTGGAACTGCACCACGGCGAACAGGACCGCCGCCACCGCCTGGACAGCGCCGCCGTCGTGCTCGCCACCGGCTATCAGTACCGCGAACCGGACTTCCTCGCCGGCATCGGCCACCGCATCCGCCGCGGGCCGGACGGACGGTTCGACGTCTCCCGCAACTACAGCATCGGCACCGAGCCGGCCGAAATCTTCGTGCAGAACGCCGAGCTGCACACCCACGGCTTCGTGACGCCGGACCTGGGGATGGCCGCCTACCGGAATTCCTGCATCATCCGCGACATGCTCGGCTGGGAGTACTACCCCGTGGAGCGGCGCATCGCCTTCCAGGAGTTCGGAGCGCCGCCGCCGGGCGCGGCAGGTCCGGTTCCGGTTCCCGCGGGCGCGGAGGCCGTCCGATGA
- a CDS encoding GNAT family N-acetyltransferase, which produces MSAPPTFRFVPADPQLHGELLHGWVTRDYARFWGMLEASPDDVRGELAGIAANPHHEAWLGYDGGVPAFLMERYLPQHSPLAGFYPAAEGDIGMHLLVGPPDAPRAGYTTAVFRSVLEFLFSSPTVRRIVVEPDVRNTKILALNRRLGFVRQNRIRLPDKEAWLSFCSREDFARASLSLSVPTSARTSTRTPEGATP; this is translated from the coding sequence ATGAGCGCGCCGCCGACGTTCCGCTTCGTGCCGGCGGACCCCCAACTCCATGGCGAGCTGCTCCACGGCTGGGTCACGCGCGACTACGCCCGCTTTTGGGGCATGCTCGAGGCCTCCCCCGACGACGTCCGAGGCGAGCTCGCCGGCATCGCCGCCAACCCGCACCATGAGGCCTGGCTGGGGTACGACGGCGGCGTTCCCGCCTTTCTGATGGAGCGGTACCTGCCGCAGCATTCGCCCTTGGCCGGGTTCTATCCGGCGGCGGAGGGCGACATCGGGATGCACCTGCTGGTGGGGCCACCGGACGCACCCCGGGCGGGGTACACCACGGCGGTCTTCCGCAGCGTGCTGGAATTCCTTTTCTCCTCCCCCACCGTCCGCCGGATCGTCGTCGAGCCGGACGTCCGCAACACCAAGATCCTGGCCCTGAACCGGCGCCTGGGCTTCGTCCGGCAGAACCGCATCCGGCTGCCGGACAAGGAGGCCTGGCTGAGCTTCTGCAGCCGTGAGGACTTCGCCCGCGCCAGCCTCTCCCTCTCCGTCCCGACTTCAGCCCGAACTTCCACCCGCACGCCCGAAGGAGCCACCCCATGA
- a CDS encoding IucA/IucC family siderophore biosynthesis protein, with translation MTATALPDSMTPGRPAMPDPAHLRADAWAAANRRLVRKAIAEFSHERLLHPEPLGGGAYRLASDDGTSVYHFAADRLELDHWSIPAASIHRVRQGRELAPDALDFILEFRRALGIGEDMLPVYLEEISSTLAGHAYKLTAQDPGAPRLAAGSSAGQDPASDFQEIERSMSEGHPCFVANNGRLGFGLTDYLAYAPETGQPVRLVWIAVHRDHAAFSALPGLGLREHLAAELGSGMLAAFEAELEARGLLPEDYLMMPVHPWQWENKLAVTFAAEIAQSRIVLLGEGTESYQAQQSIRTFFNRTAPHKGYVKTALSVLNMGFMRGLSAEYMAATPAINQWLHELVSADPTLRRHGFSILRETAAIGYRNRYYEEGAPSGSGHRKMLAALWRESPLPQLKPGQQLATMASLLHLDGSGRPLVSEYIRRSGLPAAEWLRRYLEAYLVPLLHCFYRYQLVSMPHGENIILVLEDGVPVRAILKDIGEEVVLMADTVRLPDEAARVRVNVPEQDKLLSIFTDVFDCFFRFLAAILDDDGQLEETAFWRTVAATVAAYQAGHEDLRAEFAKYDLFAPEFALSCLNRLQLRNNRQMLDLADPSGSLQFAGTLANPLARFRP, from the coding sequence ATGACCGCCACAGCACTCCCCGACAGCATGACGCCCGGCCGCCCGGCCATGCCGGACCCCGCCCACCTGCGGGCCGATGCCTGGGCCGCCGCCAACCGCCGGCTGGTCCGCAAGGCGATCGCCGAGTTCTCGCACGAGCGCCTCCTGCACCCCGAGCCCTTGGGCGGCGGCGCCTACCGGCTCGCCTCCGACGACGGCACGTCGGTCTACCACTTCGCCGCCGACCGGCTGGAACTGGACCACTGGAGCATTCCCGCCGCCAGCATCCACCGGGTGCGCCAAGGCAGGGAACTAGCGCCGGACGCGCTGGACTTCATCCTGGAGTTCCGGCGCGCCCTGGGCATCGGCGAGGACATGCTGCCGGTGTACCTCGAGGAAATCAGCAGCACGCTGGCCGGGCACGCCTACAAGCTCACGGCCCAGGACCCCGGCGCGCCCCGGCTCGCCGCAGGATCCAGCGCCGGCCAGGACCCGGCGTCGGACTTCCAGGAGATCGAACGGAGCATGTCGGAGGGACATCCCTGCTTCGTGGCGAACAACGGCCGGCTGGGCTTCGGGCTCACCGACTACCTTGCCTATGCGCCGGAAACCGGCCAGCCGGTGCGGCTGGTCTGGATCGCCGTCCACCGCGACCACGCCGCGTTCAGCGCGCTGCCCGGGCTCGGCCTCCGCGAACATCTGGCCGCTGAACTGGGCAGCGGCATGCTGGCCGCCTTCGAAGCGGAGCTGGAAGCCCGCGGCCTGCTGCCGGAGGACTACCTGATGATGCCGGTGCATCCGTGGCAATGGGAGAACAAGCTGGCGGTGACCTTCGCCGCGGAGATCGCCCAGTCCCGGATCGTCCTGCTCGGCGAAGGGACGGAGAGCTACCAGGCCCAGCAGTCGATCCGCACCTTCTTCAACCGGACCGCGCCGCACAAGGGCTACGTGAAGACGGCGCTGTCCGTGCTCAACATGGGATTCATGCGGGGGCTCTCGGCGGAGTACATGGCCGCGACGCCGGCGATCAACCAGTGGCTGCACGAGCTGGTCTCGGCCGATCCGACGCTGCGGCGGCACGGCTTCAGCATTCTCCGCGAAACTGCGGCGATCGGCTACCGGAACCGGTACTACGAAGAGGGCGCACCGAGCGGTTCGGGCCACCGCAAGATGCTCGCCGCGCTGTGGCGGGAGAGTCCGCTGCCGCAGCTCAAGCCGGGGCAGCAGCTGGCTACCATGGCTTCCCTGCTGCACCTTGACGGCTCAGGGCGCCCGCTGGTGTCGGAATACATCCGGCGGTCAGGGCTGCCCGCCGCTGAATGGCTGCGGCGGTACCTGGAGGCCTACCTGGTGCCGCTGCTGCACTGCTTCTACCGGTACCAGCTCGTGAGCATGCCGCACGGCGAGAACATCATCCTCGTGCTTGAGGACGGCGTCCCGGTGCGGGCCATCCTGAAGGACATCGGCGAAGAGGTCGTGCTCATGGCAGACACCGTCCGGCTGCCGGACGAGGCCGCCCGCGTCCGCGTCAACGTGCCGGAGCAGGACAAGCTGCTGTCCATCTTCACCGACGTCTTCGACTGCTTCTTCCGCTTTCTCGCCGCCATCCTGGACGACGACGGGCAGTTGGAGGAGACCGCCTTCTGGCGCACGGTCGCCGCGACCGTGGCGGCCTACCAGGCGGGGCATGAGGACCTGCGGGCGGAGTTCGCCAAGTACGACCTCTTTGCCCCGGAGTTCGCACTCTCGTGCCTGAACCGCCTGCAGCTGCGCAACAACCGGCAGATGCTGGACCTCGCCGATCCCTCCGGCAGCCTGCAGTTCGCCGGAACACTGGCCAATCCGCTGGCCAGGTTCCGGCCCTGA
- a CDS encoding lipopolysaccharide assembly LapA domain-containing protein encodes MADQTPTNRPAERARTASRTAMIWVFTIAALLLLVLLIIFILQNQDAVLVRYFGLEGQLPLGVALLIAAVAGGLLVAISGIARVTALRIKARRTGKRHNGRPAPGAADPDATEAPVSEPRRLDAGAGDAGSPEAAAEPPAGSRDRFPEG; translated from the coding sequence ATGGCAGACCAAACCCCAACCAACCGACCGGCCGAACGCGCAAGGACCGCGAGCCGCACCGCGATGATCTGGGTCTTCACGATCGCGGCCCTCCTCCTGCTCGTCCTCTTAATCATCTTCATCCTGCAGAACCAGGACGCCGTCCTGGTCCGCTACTTCGGGCTGGAGGGGCAGTTGCCCTTGGGTGTCGCCCTGCTCATCGCCGCCGTCGCGGGCGGCCTGCTGGTCGCGATCTCCGGCATCGCCCGGGTGACCGCGCTGCGGATCAAGGCCCGCCGCACGGGGAAGCGGCACAACGGACGCCCGGCCCCCGGCGCGGCCGACCCGGACGCGACCGAGGCACCGGTTTCGGAACCGCGCCGTCTTGACGCGGGAGCCGGCGATGCCGGCTCACCCGAAGCCGCCGCAGAGCCGCCGGCCGGAAGTCGGGACCGCTTCCCGGAGGGGTAG
- a CDS encoding glucose-1-phosphate adenylyltransferase family protein, which translates to MKRPTILAIILAGGAGSRLGVLTDQRSKPAMAFGGHYRLIDIPLSNLKHSHIPDVWIVEQYLPYSLNDHISNGRPWDLDRTSGGLRILPPYEGAEGEGFAEGNADALHRQAALIREFDPDLVLVLSADHLYRLDFRDVVDTHLAAESALTMVTTTVDGDASRYGVVQAEHGRVTGFDYKPERPGSNLVAAEIFLYDADALLEAMDRLAEAEGGLKDYGDSLIPHFVERQTVAEHRLEGYWRDVGTIRSYWEAHMELLTDDGFDLHDAGWPILTASPQLMPARVAAGARIEDSLVSAGATVRGTVVRSVIGPGAVVEAGAYVAESVLLQDAKARSGAKLVRVVADASSEAEAGAMAGASDGDITVLGSGASVPRNQKVPAGSELDPEAP; encoded by the coding sequence ATGAAGCGTCCGACCATTCTTGCAATCATTCTGGCCGGGGGTGCCGGCAGCAGGCTCGGCGTGCTGACGGACCAGCGGTCGAAACCCGCGATGGCCTTCGGCGGCCACTACCGGCTCATCGACATCCCGCTCTCCAACCTCAAGCACAGCCACATTCCCGATGTCTGGATTGTCGAGCAGTACCTGCCGTACTCGCTCAACGACCATATCTCGAACGGCCGGCCCTGGGACCTGGACCGCACCAGCGGCGGACTGCGCATCCTGCCGCCGTACGAGGGCGCGGAGGGCGAAGGCTTCGCCGAGGGGAATGCGGACGCGCTGCACCGGCAGGCCGCCCTGATCCGCGAATTCGATCCGGACCTGGTGCTGGTGCTCAGCGCGGACCACCTCTACCGGCTCGACTTCCGCGACGTCGTCGACACGCATCTGGCCGCGGAATCCGCGTTGACCATGGTCACCACGACCGTGGACGGCGATGCCTCGCGTTACGGCGTGGTCCAAGCGGAGCATGGGCGCGTCACCGGATTCGACTACAAGCCGGAGCGGCCCGGATCCAACCTGGTCGCGGCCGAGATTTTCCTGTACGACGCGGACGCCCTGCTGGAGGCGATGGACCGGCTTGCGGAAGCAGAGGGTGGCCTGAAGGACTACGGCGACAGCCTGATCCCGCATTTCGTCGAGCGGCAGACCGTGGCCGAACACCGGCTGGAGGGCTACTGGCGGGATGTCGGCACGATCCGCAGCTATTGGGAAGCGCACATGGAGCTGCTCACCGATGACGGCTTCGACCTGCACGATGCCGGCTGGCCCATCCTGACCGCCAGCCCGCAGCTGATGCCTGCGCGGGTCGCTGCCGGGGCACGGATCGAGGACAGCCTGGTTTCCGCGGGCGCCACCGTCCGCGGCACGGTGGTGCGCAGCGTCATCGGGCCCGGCGCGGTAGTCGAGGCCGGCGCGTACGTGGCGGAATCGGTGCTCCTGCAGGACGCCAAGGCGCGCAGCGGCGCCAAACTGGTGCGGGTCGTGGCCGACGCTTCTTCCGAGGCAGAGGCAGGCGCCATGGCGGGCGCTTCCGACGGCGACATCACCGTCCTGGGCAGCGGCGCTTCCGTGCCGCGAAACCAAAAGGTACCGGCCGGCTCTGAACTGGACCCCGAGGCCCCGTAG